In Cryptomeria japonica chromosome 1, Sugi_1.0, whole genome shotgun sequence, the sequence cATGGATATGTAAAATTCACCCTTTTACTTCTATATTTAtttcataattattattatttttatttaatacaatagaataatcattaattataCAAATACAAATAATATGAAAAGCGAACCGCGATAAGAAAACGGTGCGTGGTAAACTTCACGATATATATATTGCAAACTTAATTCATTTTTCAATGTGGCGAACAAATTGATTTTGAGAAGATAAAAATGGAGGACTATGGTACAGGAGCTTATGCTGATAACTCAGAAAATATTAGCAAGACAGACGGTAAAATTGCAGAAGCGCAAAAGATTCCCGGTAGCTTACAAGATCTGGCAGCGAAGGAAGAAGCTTTCGCGTTACCTCCAATGGCGGCCGCGGATCTGGTAATGAACaagaaaaccctagttttggacaTGGATGATACACTGCTACATGCGAGCTTTCATCCCGACCAAAGATTCGACTTTGCCGTAGAATTTCAAGCCGAGGGAAAAGCCAGGAAATGCTACGTGTTGAAGAGGCCCGGAGTCGAAAATTTGTTGCAGGAATTGTCAGGGTTATACGAAATAGTAATCTTTACGGCCGGCGGATCGCTGTATGCAAATGCCTTACTGGATGCGCTCGATCCGCAGGGCAAAATAGAGCACCGTCTAACCAGAGAGAATTGCACAGAGCTGCCAGGAATTCCTGCTATTTTTGTGAAAGCTCTTTCAAAGCTCGGAAGAGATCTGAAAAAGCTCATATTTGTGGACGACAAGCCGTTCCAGAGCTTCCAGTCTGAAAATGCTTATCCGATCTCGCCATTCGTTGATGACGTCAGCGACACGGAGCTGTTCGGCCTCGTGGACTTCTGCAAACGGGTCGCGGCATCCACGTCGGACGTGAGAGATGAGCTCCGGCAAGTCGCGCATGCCATGTCAGCGTCTTGTACAGGGTATTTATCCGACGTGGACAACAGTGGAAAAAAAACGTTAATTCTAGGGTTGGAAGGAGTGCTTTTGTATTCCACGTTGGAACACCCGCCACGTCATGATTTTACGGTGGACGTTTATTATAACCTGTTTTGGAAGAGGACCCGTTACGTTCTGTTAAGGCCGGGGGTGGACAGGCTGGTTGCTGAGCTGGCAAAGCTTTTCGAAATTGTGATGTTTTCTTCTGATGACGAGGGCTTCGTCGATGATGTGTTGTACAGGTTGGATCCTAGTCACACTGTGTTTCCTCGTTGTCTCCGCCTGTTCAAACGTGATTATATGTTGTTGCATGGGCGGGACTGTAGAGATCTTTCGGAGCTTGGCAGGGACTTGAGCCAGGTCATCTTTGTCGACGTGGCACCTCAGGGTTGTTTTCAAACCCCAAATTTGTACCCCGTTTCTGAGTTTAAAGACGACATGAATGACAAAACGTTGTTTGAATTAACTGAGTTTTGTAAACGGGTTGCCCATTCCAAGTCGGATGTAAGGGCGGAGATTTTGTTTCATTTTCGTCCGCCGCCGTCGGCCACGCCAGCTGGGTGGGCCGAATGTGTGAGTCGAAGTACAGGTACAAAGTATTACTACAATGTGGTGACTAAGCAGACCACGTGGCAAAAACCCCCTATATTGATGTCTAAAAAGGAATATGATGCGTTGTGGGAGGAATTCACCAGCCGCGATGGTAAAAATTATTATTACAACAAAATTACCGGGGAATCGCAATGGAATGCTCCCCCGCAGAGTGTTGACTCGACGGATGCTTCCACGAGCGATTTTAAAGACGATGCTGAGCTGGATGGGAGTATGATGACGTCGTCTTCCACGTCGGATGATTTTAACCTTGAAAGTTCAAATTATGATAGTAATTAAAAAATTGATCTGTTCTCAACTTTGAAATATGAATCTACATAAgtattgtatgtgggaaaaatgggttgttagaattaaaaatgtgaaaattacgataaatatcaatccacacacacacacaggacttcttgatgcaagctatggagtaacgatgcgttactcagcttcccaaggagggtcccatggttctctatctcgcaatgcccctcaaaccaatgttttgctctcagattactgagcaaaatggtttagggatggcaaatatgagaacgagagagagattttaactgtttttaatatgagatgtgttataagctagatgagatgctagaaatgcaataaactaaatgataagatgacagggttagtatgaatactatcctagcatactatatttaatctatgattgagctaaaatgataaagaacttattctaatatgcatattcatgattaattctgatctaaagagaggctaaatgatgagcataaaatgatatgaaagcttgaaacaatttgagcataagtgtgatgcttcaaatttgaaagatgattgtttaaaatggaggaatgagagctctatttatagcataaacagggcaatggatggtcaagattgaatggcttaattaagggccaggtttgaaagttggggatccatgtgcacaatttgcaccaatgacagggtgacaaatgtccacaccagattgggttgaaagaagaggttggaggcattaaaggcctgaggagacctcatggttatctaaaggctaagggtcaagtctaagttaggtttacccaatgaattaggatctaatccaaggataaacctttgtgcaaatgattaagagataatcatggtcaaagcattaatgacctgatgagacccttgggttggatagaggttgagtcaaaacaaatgttttaaccatgtgggagggtttgaaataaccattaatggttattggagactttgaggattaagtggttgaaggttggaagccttcaatggttttcaaagactttggggtttttggtggttgaaggttgaaaaccttgagtggttatccaagactttgggccattttgagaagtgac encodes:
- the LOC131858000 gene encoding uncharacterized protein LOC131858000 → MEDYGTGAYADNSENISKTDGKIAEAQKIPGSLQDLAAKEEAFALPPMAAADLVMNKKTLVLDMDDTLLHASFHPDQRFDFAVEFQAEGKARKCYVLKRPGVENLLQELSGLYEIVIFTAGGSLYANALLDALDPQGKIEHRLTRENCTELPGIPAIFVKALSKLGRDLKKLIFVDDKPFQSFQSENAYPISPFVDDVSDTELFGLVDFCKRVAASTSDVRDELRQVAHAMSASCTGYLSDVDNSGKKTLILGLEGVLLYSTLEHPPRHDFTVDVYYNLFWKRTRYVLLRPGVDRLVAELAKLFEIVMFSSDDEGFVDDVLYRLDPSHTVFPRCLRLFKRDYMLLHGRDCRDLSELGRDLSQVIFVDVAPQGCFQTPNLYPVSEFKDDMNDKTLFELTEFCKRVAHSKSDVRAEILFHFRPPPSATPAGWAECVSRSTGTKYYYNVVTKQTTWQKPPILMSKKEYDALWEEFTSRDGKNYYYNKITGESQWNAPPQSVDSTDASTSDFKDDAELDGSMMTSSSTSDDFNLESSNYDSN